One Pyrococcus furiosus DSM 3638 genomic window, TGGTCTCGGCGATAAACCTGACCTTCACCGTTTCCATGCTGGGCCTGAACTTTGCCCTCATAAGGTTCTACCCACAATATAAGGAGAGGGCCGTGGGGAGCTCCCTCGTACTGGCGGTTACGGCGTCTTTTTTCGTCTCCCTTGTTTACGGGCTCATTATGGGTGGCTCCGAGAGCTTCAGGGGAGTGTTTTCGGCTGAATTTCTGGCGATCTTCGTTACGTTCTCCATGGTGGGCACAGCTTACAACATCCTTTCAACCTACGCCATAGCCAAGAGGAAGGCGGAGCACAGCTTCATGCAGGGCCTCCTCTTCGCCCTGAGGTTCGTCTTCCTCTTCTTCCTCGTTCCTCTTGGGGTCTTCGGCATAGTCGGCTCCTTCGGGTTTGGGCTGACCCTGGGGCTGATTTACGGGCTCATCTTCATCGATGACATAAAGCTTAGCCTCGACGTGGAGTATCTAAAGGAATCCTTCAGGTTCTCCCTCGGGAACTACATAGCGAGCATGGCGAACGTTGCGCCCAACTATTTGATGCCCACTCTGGTTCTGACGATGCTCGGGAAGGAAGAGGCGGCGTACTTCTACATAGCTTTTGCTATTGGGAATCTGATTTTATTCATTCCGAACGCTATAAACACCTCCTTCTTCGTGGAGGGGAGCCACGGGCTGAAGGATATGAAGAGAACCCTGAAGAAAGCTCTGGCTTTCAGTTACCTTTATTTAGCCGTGGCAACTGTTTTTGTGTGGCTCTTTGGAGGTTATGTTTTGGAGCTCTTCAGGCCCGAGTACGTCAAGGGGTTCGGCCTGCTGAAGCTAATGGTTCTCGGTGGTTTCTTCGTCGTTCCCGTCAACTTCTCGATAACCATACTGAACATCCAGAAGAGGGTGAGGGAGGTCGTGGGTATAAACCTGCTCAAGGCGGCGCTGTTCCTGGGGTTGAGCTACCTTTTGATCCCGCGGTTCGGGATCGAGGGAGTCGGATGGGGGTGGATTGGAGCTTATAGTATTTCAGTGTTCATGTTATTTGTCAGGTTTTTTAGAAAAGTGTTTTAAAAGCACAAAGGCCGTTTTCCTCCATGAAAATCTTTTTTCCACAGCTCTCCTTGAAATCACACTCATCTTTCTCCGGATTTTTGGGTTTTGAAATAAGAACTCAACCCTTTGGATTATGTCTTCTGCTTTGTTCTCTACTAATATGCCCTCCAAAGGATGTCTGATAGCTTCTGGTATTCCCCCGATCTTACTCGCAATTATGGGCTTTCCTATCTTCATTACTTCGAGTAGTGCCAATGGTAATCCTTCTCCAAAGGTTATATGCGTGTATATGTCTGCCACAGTAGTTGCGATGTGTGGGTTATCCAGATCTCCCGTGAAGATAACTCGATCCTCAACCCCTATTTCCCTTGCGTACTGCTTTAGGGCATCGATGAACCTTCCGTTCCTACTGAGCAGTAGATAAACATTGTTCGGCAGGGATGGCAAGCAGCGAATTAACAACTTGGCCCCCTCTGCTTTCATCTTAACAGCAGTCAGTGAATGGCCCAACAGGTAAAAGTTATCTGGTCTAATATTGAACTTCTTTTTAAATCCTTCGATATCTTCCGAGGACACTGTCAGGATAAGCAGTGGGACGTTAGGTTTAAGTTTCTGATACCTCTTCAGAAAAGGGGAGAGAAATGAGGACTGAAACCATTATCTACTTACTGGTTTCAGTCTTAAAAACCTTTCGCCGGAACAAAATCCCAGCAAAAAAGAAAACCAGGGCAATAAACCTGTACCTGCACGGACTAAGTTACAGACAGGTAGGAACAATCCTCGAAATCAGCCACACAACAGTCTGGGAAACAGTCCAAAAATTCGCGAAAGCAGTTTACCAGCCGAAAATCCTCGCAGTCAAAAAACAGAGAAACTTCATCGCAATTGACGAGACAGTGATAAAGATCA contains:
- a CDS encoding lipopolysaccharide biosynthesis protein, producing MLDTVRQELNNFRSPLYRNSIYISLTSLVTAVAGFLFWSVAARLYPSSQVGVASALVSAINLTFTVSMLGLNFALIRFYPQYKERAVGSSLVLAVTASFFVSLVYGLIMGGSESFRGVFSAEFLAIFVTFSMVGTAYNILSTYAIAKRKAEHSFMQGLLFALRFVFLFFLVPLGVFGIVGSFGFGLTLGLIYGLIFIDDIKLSLDVEYLKESFRFSLGNYIASMANVAPNYLMPTLVLTMLGKEEAAYFYIAFAIGNLILFIPNAINTSFFVEGSHGLKDMKRTLKKALAFSYLYLAVATVFVWLFGGYVLELFRPEYVKGFGLLKLMVLGGFFVVPVNFSITILNIQKRVREVVGINLLKAALFLGLSYLLIPRFGIEGVGWGWIGAYSISVFMLFVRFFRKVF
- a CDS encoding glycosyltransferase family 4 protein: MSSEDIEGFKKKFNIRPDNFYLLGHSLTAVKMKAEGAKLLIRCLPSLPNNVYLLLSRNGRFIDALKQYAREIGVEDRVIFTGDLDNPHIATTVADIYTHITFGEGLPLALLEVMKIGKPIIASKIGGIPEAIRHPLEGILVENKAEDIIQRVEFLFQNPKIRRKMSVISRRAVEKRFSWRKTAFVLLKHFSKKPDK